Below is a genomic region from Nilaparvata lugens isolate BPH chromosome 3, ASM1435652v1, whole genome shotgun sequence.
GTTCAATCTGAAAGTGTTTCAGATAatgtaatatataatttgattgaGAAATGCTCTGACTATCAACATTTGTTTCGTATCATGATACTAGTATTGAAGGCAGTGCGAATATTGCCGAAAGCAGGTGAACTGGAATTCGATGTGGCGGAGAGATATTTGTGTAGAGTCGTACAGAGAATTCATTTTTTACGTGAGCTTGTTCAACTAAAAAAGGGTGAAGATTGTGCCCCCAAATTTCAGCGTTTGTCACCGTTTATAGACAAGGAGTTAATTCGAGTTGGTGGTCGTTTGCCGAACTCAGACATGGATTTTGACAGCTGTCACCCTATTGTCTTGCCTAAGAGTGATCCTTTCATCACCCTTCTTGTCGATCATTATCATCGAAAAAATTGTCATGCTGGTCCTCGCCTATTAATGTCGTTAATAAGACAGAGGTTCTGGATATTTTCTGCTTGTGTGGTCATTCGGAGTCGTATTCAAAAATGCAATAGGTGTTTCCGATGTCGGCCTAGCGTAACACCTCCCAAAATGGGTGATTTGCCTGCATGCAGGGTACTCCAGAGTAAACCGTTTGGTCAGTGTGGTGTTGATTACGGTGGGCCTGTACGCATCACAATGGCTCGACGCAGAAATCCTCTCATCCTCAAAGCATACATTTGTCTATTTGTTTGTATGTCAACAAAGGCTGTGCACATAGAATTGGTTTCCGATTTATCTACGCCGATGTTTCTTTCAGCATTTCGCCGATTTTTATCTTGACGCGGACCTTGCCGTGTAATTTATTCCGATAATGGTACAAATTTCGTTGGTGCGCATGCACAGCTGGTACAGTTAGCGAAATTATTGGATTTGTCggaatttcaaaatacaattactaATGAGCTGGCTGATTATCGAGtggattggaaattcattcccgCTGCTTCCCCAAATTTCGGTGGAATTTGGGAGGCCAACATAAAATCGGTCAAGTCGCATTTGATAAAAGTGATTGGCGATCAACTATTGACCTATGAGGAGATGAATACTGCGTTGGTTCAAGTGGAGGCGGTGTTGAACTTTCGGCCGTTGTGCCCTTTGAGCGAGGATCCAAACGAACCTCTCGCCTTAACTCCGGCTCATTTTTTGAAGTTTACACCGTTGATGGCTTTTCCAATGAAGGATGTGACCGACATTCCCGTCAATCGTCTCACTCGTTACGAACTCATCGACCAGCTTGTTCAATCGTTTTGGAATAGGTGGAGAAAGGAGTATCTCCATGAATTACAAGTACGTGGAAAGTGGTCCAAGTCATCACCTCCTCTCagttcaaaattgtttttttaacTACAGGCAGACTAGGGCGGGCTCCcttttgttttgtttatcaagtaacaagaattttgaataattattctgatagcttctaatggaaagagaaagagagtaaatGACCTGTGGATGTTGTTATCTTGATTAGGTTATAGAACGatttttaatcattaatttgattttagatttttcttTGACTTTTGACAACTCAATTTcgatttcaaattgaatctgGTGACGCCCTTTAGCGTATTTAGATTAAGTCtagttttaaattagttttaagtcTTGCGGTAGTTGGCGAGGCCGGCAGCTGCTGCGCCCTAGCGGATAAGTTAGTATTTAGATTTCTATCGCATAAGCGTCACTTGAAGTCGCCAGCTCATGTCGGACGGTGGAAAAACAGGATCGTGGCTGTTTTTTCGATTGTTgctgttgaaattaaattttacacGTTCGTTgttgtgttaaaattattatcgatatatTAACTGTCCGAGTTGGGGAAAAGTACAGTTTTTCCTTGTTATTTGTGAATATATAtgttgaaatattcaactagtGCGATCGGACTTggaattgtacagcagtgtaaagtaatagtcaatatagtaaagttatcttccaagcaattttcggactgatcagtaattaaatTGATGCCAGAATTAACATACATCGGATAGGGGTAGCAGATGTACAAGAGAGGCCAACACCTTTTCCCGATTCCGTCTTGTCCTGCCACAAACCTAATTCCAATTCCTGGAGTGAGttggtatttagtatttgaagaaaactacttgctggtgagtaaccaaataagtcacttctggtataaatttaatgctgaaaatattacttactacattcaatctattaattattgctctctttattctagcatattatcattcaatattttgctcttttaaatttatcgacaGTCCTCTGCTCTCGTTTGTAATTTGGGCTATTCCAGAATCTATATTGGAGAGTTTATGTGTTATCTGATTAGgctattgaacaattttaattttttttttaattcagtttttgatttttttctttgattttgatgatttgatttctaatttcatttgaatctttattgaagaatttataatttgaatcttttattGAGTAATTTAAGTTTATTTCCCTTTTGATATTCATTGAGGTCAGTAGGGTAATTTTGTAGGTGCTGGgacaattattgataacctAATAGTTTTGttcttttatttcaattaaccaattattattgaatgagaatactgtgttAGCTATAGAATTTTGATATTCATTGATGTTCAGTAGAATAGTCTTGTAGATTCTGGGACAAGTATTGACAACTAATAGAATTGTTCTTTTACTTTAATCAACCAAAtcttatgaatgaaaatattgtgctCGTTATAGATTTTTGATATTCATCAAGATTAGTAGTATAAATTTTGGAGTTTCAGAACCTGTAGTAATTATATTCTGTTGAGATAGTTTTATTCTTGCAGTTAATTAATAAGAGAATTTGGCAAGGCCACCCTTGTGCCCTGAAGGAGAAGGGCGTAGAATATAAGCATTTGTCGGACATCTTTGTTTTTCTGCCGCACCACCCCAACCCCTAGTTCGGTTACATAATTTGGTGTCAGGTGTGTGGTAGGGTTAAAAATACCTCCATAGGTTACATGATTTGGTGTCAGGTGTGGGGTGGCTGCAACAATGCCAACGAATCTGCCAGGAACGCCAACAAACTCGGCAGATGCGCCAACAAATGCAGAAGCGGTACAGGAGCTACAACAATGTATATCCCGACTGATGGAAGAGCGAAACCAAATGGCCAGTGATATCAGCTCTCTCAGGGAGAGAGTGGAAACAGAAGGAGGTGCCCCACAGCAGCAAGCATCAGGACCAGTCCAAGTCAGAAAGGACCTATCACTACAATCGCTGATAAAACCATTCACAGGCGAAGCTTCAGGGCCATCTGTGGAGGAATTCTTGAGGAATGTAAAGCTGGCTTCAGAAACTGGCCACTGGGAGGAGACAGATAGAAAACTAATTTGCTGACTGAAGGTGACAGGAACAGCAGCAGCATGTCTTGACTCCTACCCAGAACTGTTTGAACTAACTGTTGGATTTGCAGAGGTGGAACGCATCCTGAGAGAATGATTTGGACAAACCCAAGATCCTCAACAATATCTACTCGAACTGATGATGACAACCCAGTGACCAGACGAGACGGCAAGAGCTTTTGCAGATAGATGTAGGATGCTAGGGCAACAGGCCCTACCACCACAGACCACCCCTGGCCAACGGGATTGGGCCTGTACATAGATGGACCAGACCATCCTTACATCCTTCATCCGAGGTTTGAAGAGCCAAGCAGCAACAATGCTACAGTTGTACCCACCAGCCAACCTGGAGGCAGCCATCAAGATTGGGGAGCGAATGGAGGGGATTGCCAGTGGACCATCAAAACCAAATCACCCAAATATCTTCATGGTGGAGACTGATCCAGGAGCAACAGGTCCTGCTGCAGCAGTAGCCCGAGTGGAAGCTGGAGTACCACCAGCTAGCAAACAGAATTGCTCTGCCTGCGGGAAACCTGGACACTATGCAAGGGAATGTAGGTCCAACAATTCCAATCATGATGGATGGAGAAGCATGCAACCCAAGGGCCAGTGACGAACAGGCGCAGCGCAACACCAATGGCAGAGGTGGTAGTCGATTCTGCTTTGTTTGTGGAAAAAGGGATCACCTGTCATTCAACTGCCCACAGAGGTGGACCCAACCCGCAGACCAAGTGGTTGCTGACAAGACCCAACAGCAAACTGGTTCCCCAAACGGGGAGGGGCCGGGAACCACCCTGTTTCCTGGCCAGTAGACTCGGAAACACTATATAAGCGGATTCCCAGCATCAACACCACCAATAGTGGGCTAATGGTGGAGGTGGAAATAATAGGGCTGACCAAAAGCTTGCTGGTAGACACAGGAGCCGAGACTTATATTTTGAGAGAAGCAATTCCAGGGGTTCCCATCAAGGCTGCAGGTATTCGAGCTAGAGAAGTTACAGGCACAGCTCTGGGCATCCTGGGCACTCAAGAAGTCACTTGCAAGGTGGCAAATTTGCAAGTAACCCATCAATTTGTAATAGCTATAGTGGACATAGCAGGAGATGGATTAATTGGCTGGGATGTCCTGAAGAAATTGGGGGCAGTGATTGATGCCAAGAACCAGATCATTACCTTCACGGGGGTTGCCACCTCAGTTATTGGCACAAATAATATCAAGGGAGCTGCCACTCAAGCTCTGGTTCAGAGACCTAACCCAGTGAGGACAAATATGCAGTCTCCTCAAGTGTCAACAATACAGAGACTAAGGGAGGATACCCAAGACAACATGAATTGGATCTCTGCAAGCAAAAACCACACCATTCCAGCTTATTCAGAAATGGCAGTCCAGGCGCAGACAAACTTGGCAGATGGTCAATTATTTGTAACAGAGCCCCTGAATCAACCACAACTTGGAATCTGCATTGGTTGCAGCCTCAATGTATCAAGGGCTGGCAACACTTTTGTGAGAGTGATGAACTTGACAGCTGCTCCCATTCAGATAGATGAACAGCAACATTTGGGGAGAGTAGATTTCCTAGAAATGAAGGATGATCAAGTGGAATCATTCCAAATACATGCCATCAGCTCCCTAGAAAACAGTGGCAAACTGCAAGAGACCCTCGTTAAAAAACCAAACACCTACCAAGAGGAGAAGCAGAACAGATTCAGGTAGTGCTGAAAAAGTATCAACACCTTTTTGGAGAGCCAGGTAGAGATGGTTGTCAGGTGAATGTTCAACACCGCATCCCTACAGCTGACTCAGCACCTATAGCCAAACGACCATATCGAGTGCCCTACCATCTCGGTCCTGTCATAGAAGAACATCTGGCAGACATGCTTGACAAAGGTATCATCTCTCCATCAACCAGCCTGTGGTTGGCACCAGTGGTGCTTGTGAAGAAGAAAACAACAGATGGCAGTACAAAGTGGCGATTTTGCACTGACTTCCGAGCACTGAATGAGATAACAAAAGCAGATGCTTACCCTCTTCCATTAATCAACGAGACCTTGGAGAATTTGGGGAGGTGCAAGTACTTCTCCACTATTGACTTACACAGTGGCTATCATCAAATTCCGATTGCACCAGAAGATCGTAAGAAGACTGGGTTCACCACCATTGGTGGACATTTCCAATATGAGAGGATGGCCTTTGGCCTAATTGGAGCACCTGCAACATTTCAAAGAATGATGGACCAGTTGCTAGCAAAGATCAAGGGATCAGAATGTCTAGTCTACTTGGATGATGTGGTGATCTTCAGTGACACAATCACCCAACATGCTGAAAGAATGGAGAATGTTTTTGCAATTCTACAAAAAGCCAACCTGAAGGTGAACATTGAGAAGTGTCATTTTGCTCAACCAGAAGTTAACTACTTGGGACATGTGGTGACCTCTGATGGCGTCAAACCTGACCCAGGGAAAATTGAGGTGGTGAAGGAATTTCCAACCCCAAAGAACGTCCGAGAGGTGCGGGGATTCCTGGGCCTTGCAGGCTACTACCGCCGGTTTGTCCCCAGCTTTGCTGAGTTAGCTGAACCACTTACTTCTCTCACCAAGTCAGATGTGAAATATCATTGGGATACCAAGCAGGATAAGGCGTTTCAGCAGCTCAAGGATATAAGTGCTCAGACATGGTATTGGTATACCCAGATTTCAGCCAACCATTCTTACTAGCCACGGATGCATCTGGCACAGCTATTGGAGCTGTTCTTTCCCAAGTGACAGATAAGGAAGAACAACCGGTAGCCTATGCTAGCCGGCAACTGAATGCAGCTGAGAGGAATTATTCAGTGACAGAATATGAACCACTGGCAGTGGTGTGGGCTACTCAGCAGTTCCACTGCTATTTGTTGGGTCAGAGATTCACCTTGATAACCGATCACGCAGCACTCCACTGGATGCTTAGCTTGAAGGATCCATCATCAAGACTCACCtgatgggccttacgactggcCGAATATGACTATACTGTGTTACACAAACCTGGAAAGCACCACTCAAATGCAGATGCCTCAAGTAGGAGGATCATGACTACTGTTGTAATACAAGGACTGGATGATGAGTTAGTACAGACCCAGCAGCAGAACGATGACTGGTGCACAGAGTTGGTAAAGACTCAAAAGGGTACTACTGAGGATGGTATCATTTGGTAGACAAATGGCGATCCTGATAAATCTTCCTGGAGATTGGCCATACCAAGATCCCACAGGAATCAAGTGTTGGAGATCAACCATGATGCCCAATGGGCAGGTCATCCTGGGGTGGAATGCACATTGGCGCAAGTCAGGCAGCAATGCTATTGGCAAGGAATGGCCAATGAGGTGAAGGCTTACACCACTCTTGTGCCTTGCAAAAAACCCCAAAATCACTGGCAGCACCATTGGTCAAAGCCTACGAGCCAACCAGACCTATGGAAATGGTCAGCCTAGATATTGTTGGCCCATTACCCACTAGTAGTTCTGGGAATAGATACTTTCTCAGCTTCATCATCCATTTCACCAGATTGCTGAGGGTACTCCTTTGCCAAATCAGACTGCAGAAACTGTGGCTAGGGCATTCTTGAGAGTCATTATCACCCGACATAGAGTACCAGATCGATTGTTGACTGACCAGGGCAGAAACTTCTTATCAGAACTATTGACATCCACATGTAAGCTTCTAGGAATCAATAAACTGCGCACCACTGCATATCATCCCCAAGCAAATGGGTGCCTAGAAAGACTTCATTGAACCTTGAATGATAGTATTGCACACTTTGTGCAGAAAGATGGGACCGACTGGGACCAGTGGATCTCATATGCCCTCATGGCTTATCAAAGTGTGGCCCACGCATCAACAAGTTATTCACCACATTACATGCAACATGGTAGAGAAATGATTTTACCAGGGGAATTCCTCATCCCAAATGATCTAAAGGGGCTCCCTGTGGAAGAGCATGTGAAACAGTTGAAGCACCGGTTACAAGAAGCATTTAGTAAAGCCTTCAGAAACTCCAGCAAATCTGCTGAGCGGAGACTACAGACAACTAACAAAgagagaaaacttgaaaattttcgGGAGGGAGAAATGGTCTACTTACATGACCCAGCACTAAGACCAGGAGATGCAAAGAAATGGCATCATCCTTGGGGAGGTCCCTaccaaataaagaagaaaatctCAGATGTGAACCACATGTTGAACTTGCCAGATGGTCAGCAAGTGATAGTTCACATCAATTGGATGAAGCCCTGCCTGGAAGGGAAAGCTACTGGAAGAGAGGTGGAGCAAGTAGACCAAATTCAACCAGAGGAAGAATTGACAACTTCCCCAGTACCTCAACCAGAAGACTCTAATGAGGAAGATTATCCACTGCTAGTAGATTCGGATAAAAAGACAGACAATGAGGAAGATCCAAGACCACAGCCAGAGGAGGTTGAGGGAGAAAATAATGTTGACCCAGAAGAAGAGGAAATCTTTGATCTACCCAGCCCAGATGTACCAGTAGATGACCCAAATGATGTCACCTATGAAccagaagaagtagaagaagaaagggtGACCCAACGATCACCCTACCCATTGAGGAACAGAGTGCCCTCCCTAACTTTAGTGCCTAAGGAACCAGCAAGCCACTTCTGAACTGAGTAAGGGGTGCTTGTTAGGGATGTGGGCAGGGAAGTGTTGGGAATATTGTAGGAGAAACCCAGACTGTAATAGCTTGATTGAACAAGAAACTGAAGATagaaagtaaaaagtgagtaAGTAACAAAAGAATAACTGAGAACCTAGGAGTAATGacagttttatttttacagGACAACCAACCCTATCTGATCATGAGTCCAAGGACTTAGGGGTGTGGTTCGTGCGACAGGGGAGTGTGCTGTTGACTGGAGACTGTTGGTGAATAATAGTATCAATTAATGCAACTGAGATTTGTCAAGGAATAGGGGAGCTGAGAGCCCAGGTGGAGGCTGCTCAGGCGACATGGATGAAGGCAAGTGTCAGAGTACCAGAGTTAGAAGTGTATAAGGAGTTTTTGAATCGCCTGATTAATCCAGGGCTTCAACTGGAAGAGGCTGGGCAAGCCTTGAAGGACTTATTACCATCAGGGCGACCTCGTTGAGGCCTGATGAACCTGGGAGGAAAAGTAATTAGAatgctgtttggaacagctgAGCAGGAGGATGTGGAGCACCTCGAGAGAACCATGAAGCATCTGGAGGGACAAACTGCAGAGATTGTCCACCTTCAGCATGAACATGTAACCGTAACCCAACAGCTGAGCCGACGAACACAGGCGAATACTGAACTGATCCGACAACTTGCGGCAAGATTCAGCAAAGAAGCAGAAGCAATTGGTGCATGGGCAAACCAGGTGAATCAGAAAATCTCAACAGATGACACACTTTTACGGATTACAGTAAACATCACGACTAAGTTACAGGACTTGGAGCTGGCGGTCATGACTGGGTTATTAGAATTAGGAAATTTGTTGTTAGCCATAGAAAATGTATCTAGATATAAGTTTAGCATAGGCTCAATCACTCCTTATGAGTTAGGGAAACTTCTTGTCAAAGTCCAAACTAGTCTGCCAAGGGGGTAAGGGCTGTTGGAGGGGCTGAACCAGTCTTATCACTACTACCGGCTAGCTCAGACTTGGGCGATCTCAGTGGATGGCATCATTAAGATCCTGGTAGACTTACCACTGACAGAAGCAGGAAGGCGATTTGAGTTGTTTCAGGCCCATCCCATCCCAGTTGCAGATCAGACCAACCGCCTGGCAACCCATGTGCATCTACACCAGCATCACCTCCTCatcagtgaggatcggcaatgaTATGCAGAACCAACCCAAGAGCTGCTTGCCTAATGTTTACCTGGCGAGGTAATCATCTGCCCAGCTCAGTTGCCTGTGTTCAAGAGTCACCAGTTATCCTGTCTGAGTGTGCTGTTCCTGGAGGATTCAGCCACAGCCCTACAACTTTGCCCTAGAACTGCATTGCTGGGCCAACCCCCTGATACCTGGATCTGGGATGAACCCAGAAACATGTGGATCTACGGCGTGGCCACCTCTGAGTGATTGGTGTCCCACTGCCGGCAAGGAGACAAGACCACCATCACCCAAGTTGACATCACTGGCCTTGATGAGGTCAAAGCAACAGCTGGCTGAATCCTCTCCACCAACCCCGTATGACCTGCTACCAACTACTAGAGCTGGAGGGGATTTGGAGCTGCCCAAGCGAGTATTGACCATGGCAGCACCCCTGCCCATGGTGCTCCAACTTCCAATGACACCCAGGGGCCACCAGAGCTGCAGAAGCTGATGAGCGACATAAAGCAGGAGGGGAACATCAGGCCTACCCGAGACCACCCTGGACAACATCCACCAGAGATTGGCAGATTTCGACCTTGAGGCAGGGGCTGAGCACACCACCATCATCTTGCTGGCATTCGGTGGAGGCCTCTTGGCGGTCACCACCTGTGCCATCCTGCTGTACTGGAGGGGATCTCTACAGCTGCCATGGAGAAGCCACAAAGTCGTGACTACTCCAACCCCAGGACCATCATCAGCAGCAGAAGACCAACCAGCAGCAGAGTGCATCGAGATGAATCCTGTGTCAGTGACAGAGCAAGGCTCCAGTGCTTGTGAAAGTGATGGAGCAAAGCTCCCCAAGTGAAACCCACCCTCTTGTTTGAAGGGGAGGGTAATGTAATAGAGTGGAAATCATATTGATAAAAAAGTGACGGTGTTCTTAACAATGGCTGATGCCTCAGCATTTTAGCGCCTGGCCTTAGCACCGGCGCAAGACAGTGTCTCTGTCTAACTCAAGTAGAATTagtactctctttctctctcttgacAGTGGCATGATTTTTATTCTCGTGGGAAAACTTTTCCCAGGCTAGAGAAATAATAGGTCATTGCTAATAGAGAATTAAAAAATGGTGCAGTAGCCGGGAGACAGTGTTAGCAAGCGTATCCAGCCTGGACAGGTTCCACTGGACTATCCTTACAGCATAATGGTGTTATCAGTTCTTTTACTATTGATGGCGATTGGTGAGTAAAAAACTTGAATCTTTACCTATTACCGAATTCagttcaaaattgtttttttttttaactacAGGCAGACTAGGGCGGGCTCCcttttgttttgtttatcaagtaacaagaattttgaataattattctgatagcttctaatggaaagagaaagagagtaaatGACCTGTGGATGTTGTTATCTTGATTAGGTTATAGAACGatttttaatcattaattcaattttagattTTTCTTCGACTTTTGACAACTTAATTTcgattttaaattgaatctatatTGGAGAGTTTATGTGTTATCTGATTAGgctattgaacaattttaattttttttttctttaattcagtttttgatttttttctttgattttgataatttgatttctaatttcatttgaatcttTATTGaggaatttataatttgaatcttttattgagtaattttagtttatttccCTTTTGATATTCATTGAGGTCAGTAGGGTAATTTTGTAGGAGCTGGgacaattattgataacctAATAGTTTTGttcttttatttcaattaaccaattatcattgaatgagaatactgtgttAGCTATAGATTTTTGATATTCATTGATGTTCAGTAGAATAGTCTTGTAGATTCTGGGACAAGTATTGACAACTA
It encodes:
- the LOC120350452 gene encoding uncharacterized protein LOC120350452, with product MDQTILTSFIRGLKSQAATMLQLYPPANLEAAIKIGERMEGIASGPSKPNHPNIFMVETDPGATGPAAAVARVEAGVPPASKQNCSACGKPGHYARECRSNNSNHDGWRSMQPKGQ